A genome region from Deltaproteobacteria bacterium includes the following:
- a CDS encoding TRAP transporter small permease, producing the protein MKQLGYIIEKIADLGGYFSGWLVPLMMMLVVVDVFMRYVLHQPLMVADEFSAYMLVALSYLGLAYTWRQKGHVRIEIFVNRLSSRAYSWIRLLGLIFTLIFLIEMDRAAYKMITYALKINLRSSTWLTFPLFWPQLTVFIGFVLLTLLLIADIARAIAKVRVGEKVEV; encoded by the coding sequence ATGAAACAGTTAGGTTACATTATCGAAAAAATTGCTGATCTGGGTGGCTACTTCTCGGGGTGGCTGGTGCCGCTCATGATGATGTTGGTTGTCGTAGATGTATTCATGAGGTATGTGCTGCACCAGCCCCTCATGGTAGCCGATGAGTTCAGCGCGTATATGCTCGTCGCCCTCTCCTACCTCGGCCTGGCTTACACCTGGAGGCAAAAAGGGCATGTTCGGATTGAAATTTTCGTGAACCGACTTTCGTCCAGAGCCTATAGCTGGATAAGGCTGTTGGGGCTGATATTTACCTTAATCTTCCTCATCGAGATGGATCGGGCTGCCTACAAAATGATCACTTATGCCCTCAAAATCAATCTGAGGTCGTCAACCTGGCTTACCTTCCCTTTGTTTTGGCCTCAATTAACCGTATTCATCGGGTTTGTCTTGCTTACCCTGCTGCTGATTGCAGATATTGCCCGGGCCATTGCCAAGGTTCGGGTAGGTGAAAAAGTAGAGGTCTAG